Proteins encoded within one genomic window of Nitrospina gracilis 3/211:
- a CDS encoding outer membrane protein assembly factor BamE, whose amino-acid sequence MDRRRISLFAVLVMLAGLTACGTVGRDFDNTNVENIHNNVTTKAMIEEWFGEPHSTGLQNGLMMWTYQYDRYSAFGKDCSKELVVLFDANEKVKAYRYSTNIEEDKKE is encoded by the coding sequence ATGGATCGACGACGCATTTCCCTTTTTGCTGTACTTGTGATGCTGGCTGGACTGACCGCCTGCGGCACCGTGGGCCGCGACTTCGACAACACGAACGTCGAAAACATCCACAACAACGTCACCACCAAAGCCATGATCGAGGAATGGTTCGGCGAACCTCATTCCACCGGCCTGCAGAACGGCCTGATGATGTGGACATATCAATACGACCGCTACAGCGCGTTCGGCAAGGACTGCTCGAAAGAACTGGTGGTGTTGTTCGATGCGAACGAAAAAGTGAAAGCCTACCGTTACAGCACCAACATCGAAGAAGACAAGAAAGAATAA
- a CDS encoding HAD-IA family hydrolase, whose translation MTPFSLYVFDFDGTLVDTKLDIAHSVNLALQEMGREPLPKEVTFGYVGRGVRHLMTQALNGDGGDSDLERAVSLFMKHYEQHLMDQTDFFPHCRDLMDHYADKQLAVVSNKPEKFVERILVELNSREAFQSIVGGDTFENKKPDPMGLRHVMQVAGLNPEDVLMVGDSEVDVATARAAGVKVCGVTYGHASREEMASYHPDWLIDDIREMKELFG comes from the coding sequence ATGACCCCATTTTCGCTTTACGTGTTTGACTTCGACGGCACGCTCGTTGACACCAAGCTCGACATCGCCCATTCGGTCAACCTCGCCCTGCAGGAAATGGGACGCGAGCCGTTGCCCAAGGAAGTCACCTTCGGCTACGTCGGCCGCGGCGTGCGCCACCTCATGACGCAGGCGCTGAACGGCGACGGCGGTGACAGCGATCTCGAACGCGCCGTCTCGCTGTTCATGAAGCATTACGAACAGCACCTGATGGACCAGACCGACTTCTTTCCCCACTGCCGCGACCTCATGGATCACTACGCGGACAAACAACTCGCCGTGGTGTCCAACAAACCGGAAAAATTTGTCGAGCGGATCCTGGTCGAACTGAACAGCCGGGAGGCGTTCCAGAGCATCGTCGGCGGCGACACGTTCGAGAACAAGAAACCGGACCCGATGGGCCTGCGTCATGTGATGCAGGTGGCGGGATTGAATCCGGAGGACGTGCTGATGGTGGGCGACAGCGAGGTGGATGTCGCCACCGCCCGCGCGGCGGGCGTGAAAGTGTGCGGCGTCACCTACGGCCACGCATCAAGGGAAGAGATGGCATCCTACCACCCCGACTGGCTCATCGACGACATCCGCGAGATGAAGGAGTTGTTTGGATGA
- a CDS encoding tetratricopeptide repeat protein — protein MQQITFEANSLQLPKFFIAITVILIFITPLNAQEHKCNAFEAYKHSEYGKLRSCANQGNADAQWLLGFMYLRGENFSKDLKKSLEWFRKAAKSFREAAEQGSSMAQAKLGRIYDRRELHNINSFDWSQDWSQEKYNELVSKENKEAYHWYRKAADQGNNVLAQYLLGELFEDDNIWWPSQDYAEAIKWYRKAADQDFPIAQFKLGYMYEYGIGMPQNYREAIKWYREAAKREVAKLPIELEFWNHLFSEYSFGNAFNSLGLMYSNGKGFPQDYIKAHMWFNIGSAMGYSFGRINRDQVEKLMTKEQVAEAQRLAREWMEKHRKN, from the coding sequence ATGCAGCAAATTACTTTTGAGGCAAATTCTTTGCAGTTACCTAAATTTTTTATAGCTATTACCGTTATTCTAATTTTTATAACACCGCTTAATGCTCAGGAACATAAATGTAACGCTTTTGAAGCTTATAAACACAGCGAGTACGGAAAGCTTAGGTCATGTGCAAATCAAGGTAATGCAGATGCACAGTGGCTTTTGGGATTTATGTACTTGCGTGGGGAAAATTTTTCTAAAGATTTGAAAAAATCTTTAGAATGGTTTCGTAAGGCAGCTAAATCCTTTCGTGAAGCTGCAGAGCAGGGAAGTTCTATGGCTCAGGCAAAGTTAGGACGGATATATGATCGGAGAGAATTACACAATATAAATTCATTTGATTGGTCCCAAGATTGGTCTCAAGAGAAGTATAACGAGCTTGTAAGCAAGGAAAATAAGGAAGCCTATCATTGGTATCGTAAGGCTGCAGATCAGGGGAATAATGTATTGGCTCAATATCTTCTTGGGGAATTATTTGAAGACGATAATATTTGGTGGCCCTCACAAGATTATGCGGAGGCTATTAAATGGTATCGCAAGGCGGCCGATCAAGATTTTCCGATTGCCCAATTTAAGCTTGGTTACATGTATGAATATGGGATAGGTATGCCTCAAAATTATAGAGAGGCAATCAAATGGTACCGTGAGGCCGCAAAACGGGAAGTGGCTAAGCTTCCAATTGAGCTTGAGTTTTGGAATCATTTGTTTTCAGAATATTCATTTGGTAATGCTTTTAATAGCCTTGGGCTAATGTATTCAAATGGGAAAGGTTTTCCTCAAGATTATATAAAAGCTCACATGTGGTTTAATATTGGGTCAGCAATGGGATATTCATTTGGTCGAATCAATAGGGATCAAGTTGAAAAACTTATGACAAAAGAGCAAGTCGCCGAAGCGCAAAGGTTAGCCAGAGAATGGATGGAAAAGCATCGAAAGAATTAA
- a CDS encoding type II toxin-antitoxin system HicB family antitoxin — MKLAIVLEPQEGGGFTVYVPSLRGCISQGETREEAIANIKEAIELYLEDGSNLRFT, encoded by the coding sequence ATGAAACTCGCCATCGTTCTGGAACCGCAGGAAGGAGGCGGTTTCACCGTTTATGTTCCCTCCCTCCGTGGTTGTATTTCCCAGGGCGAAACCCGCGAAGAAGCCATCGCAAACATCAAAGAAGCGATTGAGCTGTATTTGGAAGATGGGTCCAACTTAAGGTTTACTTGA
- the mpl gene encoding UDP-N-acetylmuramate:L-alanyl-gamma-D-glutamyl-meso-diaminopimelate ligase, which produces MKSESDARQSIYLIAVCGTGMASLAGLLKKAGHRVLGSDANIYPPMSTLLEQMGIEIRPGYKADNITGDIDLVVVGNAVSKDNAEVLAVQQAGIPYISFPQALARFFLEGRTSLVVTGTHGKTTTTALLAWVFEAVGRKPGFMVGGWHKNFDSNHQVPQGDFFITEGDEYDTAFFDKGPKFLHYRPHGAILTGIEFDHADIYRDLDHIKDAFRRFVETVDPEGFLLVECADGNIKDVLEGARCKVETYGFSKDADWHIASFACTDGVSEFDLHHQGRYIARFSLPMIGRHNVLNCAAVIAVARNSGISVEEIASALPYFKGIKRRQEVVGEADGVVVIDDFAHHPTAIDLTLEAVKEAWPERTLWAVFEPRSATSKRNVFQSRFPDSFLKADRTVIAAVPAPEKIKDDERLDPAAIAEALKARGKEAWHIESVAGIVDHIAQHHTSNDVVLVMSSGGFDGIHQKLLDRLGAQ; this is translated from the coding sequence ATGAAATCCGAATCCGACGCCCGCCAATCCATCTACCTCATCGCCGTCTGCGGCACCGGCATGGCTTCGCTCGCGGGCCTGCTTAAAAAAGCGGGCCACCGCGTTCTGGGCTCCGACGCCAACATCTACCCGCCGATGAGCACCCTGCTGGAACAGATGGGCATCGAAATCCGCCCCGGCTACAAGGCAGACAACATCACCGGCGACATCGACCTCGTCGTCGTCGGCAACGCGGTCTCGAAGGACAACGCGGAGGTCCTCGCCGTCCAGCAGGCGGGCATCCCGTACATCTCGTTCCCGCAGGCGCTGGCGCGGTTCTTCCTTGAAGGGCGCACCTCGCTCGTGGTCACCGGCACGCACGGCAAAACCACCACCACCGCGCTCCTCGCGTGGGTGTTCGAGGCGGTGGGACGCAAGCCGGGCTTCATGGTCGGCGGCTGGCACAAGAATTTCGACAGCAATCATCAAGTCCCGCAGGGCGATTTCTTCATCACCGAAGGCGACGAATACGACACCGCATTCTTCGACAAGGGGCCGAAGTTCCTGCACTACCGCCCGCACGGCGCAATCTTGACCGGCATCGAGTTCGACCACGCGGACATCTACCGCGACCTCGACCACATCAAGGACGCCTTCCGCCGCTTCGTGGAAACCGTTGACCCGGAGGGCTTCCTTCTGGTGGAATGTGCCGACGGCAACATCAAGGACGTGCTGGAGGGCGCGCGATGCAAGGTAGAGACCTACGGCTTCAGCAAGGACGCGGACTGGCACATCGCCTCCTTCGCCTGCACCGACGGCGTCAGCGAGTTCGACCTGCACCATCAGGGACGCTACATCGCGCGCTTTTCTTTGCCGATGATCGGCCGTCATAATGTTCTCAACTGTGCGGCGGTTATCGCGGTGGCGCGGAACTCCGGCATCTCGGTGGAAGAGATCGCCTCCGCCCTGCCCTACTTCAAAGGCATCAAACGGCGGCAGGAAGTGGTCGGCGAGGCTGACGGCGTGGTGGTGATCGACGATTTCGCGCACCACCCAACGGCAATCGACCTCACCCTCGAGGCGGTGAAGGAAGCTTGGCCGGAGCGCACGCTGTGGGCGGTGTTCGAGCCACGCTCGGCCACCTCCAAGCGCAACGTGTTCCAGTCGCGCTTTCCCGACAGCTTCCTGAAAGCGGACAGGACGGTGATCGCGGCGGTGCCTGCGCCCGAAAAGATAAAAGACGATGAACGGCTCGATCCTGCCGCCATTGCCGAAGCCCTCAAAGCGCGCGGCAAAGAGGCCTGGCATATTGAGTCGGTGGCGGGTATCGTGGACCATATCGCACAACACCACACGTCGAACGACGTCGTGCTGGTGATGTCGTCCGGCGGCTTCGACGGCATCCACCAGAAACTGCTCGACCGGCTGGGAGCACAATGA
- a CDS encoding radical SAM protein, which yields MELAPKVPIPEQAPVIEKVPEVPMTGLETLWLQIGGTLCNLACTHCFISCHPKNDTIPFMTLEQTRWRLEESKRLNVKDYYITGGEVFLNPEIFEILEAILEYGPCTILTNGLLLTPKRVERLVEIQNKAAHEMHFRVSLDSLDEKENDAIRGENCFRLALQGMANLSKAGFSTHLTMVRSWDDEEDAIWEKKALAFMKEHHVPEPQVKFLPGFLMGELARTERGYHENERVTEKCFENYPITNLQCSSSRMATSQGVYVCPILVEEPSAKMGDTLEETMRPFPLGHPACYTCRISGMTCKS from the coding sequence ATGGAACTCGCACCGAAGGTCCCCATTCCAGAGCAGGCGCCGGTGATCGAAAAGGTCCCGGAAGTGCCGATGACGGGGCTCGAAACCCTATGGCTCCAGATCGGTGGCACCTTGTGCAACCTCGCCTGCACGCACTGCTTCATCAGTTGCCATCCCAAAAACGACACCATCCCGTTCATGACGCTGGAGCAGACCCGCTGGCGGCTGGAGGAATCGAAGCGACTCAACGTGAAGGATTATTACATCACCGGCGGCGAGGTGTTTCTCAATCCGGAGATCTTCGAAATCCTGGAAGCCATTCTTGAATACGGGCCGTGCACCATCCTCACCAACGGCCTTCTTTTGACGCCGAAACGTGTCGAGCGGCTGGTTGAAATTCAAAACAAGGCCGCTCACGAAATGCATTTCCGCGTGAGCCTCGACAGTCTGGACGAGAAGGAAAACGACGCCATCCGCGGCGAAAACTGTTTCCGACTCGCGCTCCAAGGCATGGCCAATCTTTCCAAAGCGGGATTCTCGACGCACCTGACGATGGTGCGAAGCTGGGACGATGAGGAGGACGCCATCTGGGAAAAGAAAGCCCTCGCTTTCATGAAGGAACATCACGTGCCGGAACCGCAGGTGAAGTTCCTGCCCGGCTTCCTGATGGGCGAACTGGCGCGCACCGAACGCGGCTATCACGAAAACGAACGCGTCACTGAAAAATGTTTCGAGAACTATCCCATCACCAACTTGCAATGTTCGTCGTCGCGCATGGCGACGTCGCAAGGCGTGTACGTGTGCCCCATCCTCGTCGAAGAACCGTCTGCAAAAATGGGCGACACGCTGGAAGAAACGATGCGCCCGTTTCCCCTGGGTCATCCCGCGTGCTACACCTGCCGGATTTCCGGCATGACCTGCAAAAGCTGA
- a CDS encoding thioredoxin family protein: protein MALAHSTMVPLGTQAPDFSLPGTDGKTYSLDSFKDTEVLVIIFMCNHCPYVKAVLPRLIDLQNKFADKSVQIVGINSNDAVKYPDDSMENMKKIAIEKNIPFPYLFDETQAVAKTYDAVCTPDIYVFGPERKLLYRGRIDDNWEHPEQVTRRDLEDAINAILDGQPMLEEQIPSMGCSIKWK from the coding sequence ATGGCATTGGCCCATTCTACGATGGTTCCCCTGGGAACCCAGGCACCTGACTTTTCCCTGCCCGGCACCGACGGCAAAACGTACTCTCTGGACAGCTTCAAAGACACGGAAGTGCTGGTGATCATTTTCATGTGCAACCACTGTCCGTACGTGAAAGCGGTTCTGCCGCGGCTCATCGACCTGCAGAACAAATTCGCAGACAAAAGCGTGCAGATCGTAGGCATCAATTCCAACGATGCCGTGAAGTATCCGGACGACTCGATGGAAAACATGAAGAAGATCGCGATTGAAAAGAACATCCCGTTTCCATACCTGTTCGACGAGACGCAGGCCGTGGCGAAAACGTACGACGCCGTGTGCACACCGGATATTTACGTTTTCGGTCCGGAACGGAAACTCCTGTACCGCGGCCGCATCGACGACAACTGGGAGCATCCGGAACAGGTCACACGACGCGACCTGGAAGACGCCATCAACGCCATCCTCGATGGTCAGCCCATGCTGGAGGAACAGATTCCTTCGATGGGATGCTCCATCAAATGGAAATGA